GTTGGACTTCATTCATTTTGCAAAGACATGTGTCAGAATGATCAGTTTTTAGGGTGGTGTCAAATATCTAAGCTGAGCAGCTCATCACGCTACAATGAAAGTTCAAGTTCAGCATATATGGACAATAATTGCTATACACAAGCCGTTTCAAAGTGCAATGGCTCACATATCGGTGCTACGGGGGTTGCGTGTAATTCTAGTGTTTGCTGTAGAACTAGTGCGGAAGAATATTGTGATAATCCTTCGAAATATCCGTCATCATCTTCCAAAATTATTGTGATTCGTTCTTCGAGCAGCTCGTTAGCCTCAAGTTCCTCTAAAGCTGAGTTGAAATTTCAGATAAGTTATGGTTCTTTTGAGGATGCTAGAGATCATCAGATTTATAAGACAGTGTCGTATGAAACAAATATTTGGGGGACACAAACATGGATGGCACAAAATCTAAACTACGATTGGAGCACCGTAAATAAAGCTCCATTAAATTCTGGCAATGCTTGTGCCAATCCTGAAGCTCGTTGCTATCACGTTTCTGACAACTATTGTTACGATCGTGATGAAGAGAATTGTTTGATTTTTGGACAATTGTATAAAAGTTCTATTCTTACCAAAATATGCCCTGAAGGCTGGCGTATTCCTAACAAAGAGGATTATAAAATTCTTTTTGCAATTGCGAAAGGTAATGCTGAAATAGATACAATTATCCCTGCAGAACAATTAAAATCAACACATGATTGGAAAAGTTATATGAAGGGAAATACTTACATTGGAGACTGGGGCGTGCCGTATTTTGATACCGTCTATGGAACTGATAGAAATGGTACTGATGCTATTGGGTTTAATATTCTTCCAGCAGGAAATATGGATATGTATAAAAAAATAAATCCCAAGGGAGCATATGATGAGTATAAAGATGTTTATGAGGGAATATACGGTCGAACAGGTTTTTTCTTCAATGATGGTTGCTTTTCTATAAATCCTCCCAATACTTCTTGGACTTGTTTTGCGGGAAATTCTGTCCGTTGTATAAAGGATTAGCAGATGGCTAGGGTTTCAGATTTTCTTGAATATGAAAATAGCAAAGAATGTTGCCCCTTAATTTCCGAGTATATTAAGCGGATATGGGAAAAGATTCCATCAAAAAGGGAAATGATGGATTCGGCTTGTGGGTATTTCAATAAGATTTATCCTGGTTCAGGTGATTTGTATGTTGCCTCGTTGAACATGATGAATAAGTTTGATCCAGAGGTTTTATTTCGAGGTCAGTCTAATGCGGAGTATGAAATTATTCCCAGGTTAGGTCGGAATTCAAACTTTATACACGAAAAAGAATTTATAGAAATTCCACAGACGGAGAAACCTGATTTTTTCAAGCCGGGTTATAGGCCCTTAGAAAAGTTGGCTTTGCTACAACATTATGGTATTCCGACAAGGTTACTGGATGTTACAAGCAACCTGCTTGTTGCATTGTTTTTTGCTTGCCAGTCAGATAACGGTAAAAATAACGATGGAGAAATAATCATGTTCTTGGATATGCATTCTTATTCGTCAATTTATCCGTTAATGGAGGCACATGCAGATTCATATTCACTAACAGAAGGAAGATGCCTGTCTCTTGACGCTTTTTATGAGCGTGCATTTCGTAAATCCTATTTTGGTGACGAACAATACAAATCACTCTATTCGAATCGGGAAAATCAAATTCGTGGATTTTTACACCCAGTTGTGGTAAATCCTCCACGACGGGCATTAAGGCACCAAGCACAACAAGGAAAATTTTTACTCTTTCCAAACGAAATCAAACAAAACCCGGATTCACCATATATAGAAGCCTCAATCGCAAAAATTGAGAAGGATTCCCCTTTTTGTAGATGTTTGAAGATATGTAGCGAGCATAAAAAAGAATTGCTGTCTGAACTATCTATTTTGGGTGTAGACAAAGTTCACCTATTTCCAGATAATGTAGATGTTTTTTCTTCAGAGATTGTTAGGAACTTAACGAATCGGCAAACGTGCATGAGAGGTTACTGATGACGCTGGAAAAAATTTTTGCCGGTATTGGATTGGCTATATTACTATGGGGTGGGTTACCTTTTGTATTTTGGTTTTGTTTGGGTATGGGAAATAGAACTGATAGGACCAAGAAAATTTATGCTTTTATTGTACTTGTATTAGGAATTGCCTGCTTGGCAGCCGTGATATCTTGCCTAAATAGTAGTTATTCGACGGATCGAAACTTTGCTTTTGTATATGCCTTGATTGGATTACTTTGTTTTTTACAAAGTGGTTTCATTTTTTATAGAATACGTATGCATAACATAGAAGATCGTATTGATTCTGTGGAGAGAGTCTACAAAGAACAAATAGACAGGCTTGCAGAATCGTGTCAAGAGATTCTCAAAAAATGCTATGATAACGAGCGCGATGTGTGGATAGAAACTCATGTTAGGAATTTTTATCGAGCATACTTAGATGAAGAAATATTAAACTCCCCCAAAAACTATTCCAAAAGTTCTTCACGAATAATTAAAAGTATTGAATGGAGTAATGGAGTCATAGTATCAAAGACGCATAATTTCAAATTTTACGAATTGATAGATGACTTGTTTCTCAAGATTCCTTTCCTTAGCAATTTTTCAGAGTCTGAAAGGCAAGAGAAGGAGAATCTGTGTAAGGGTATTATTGATTACTTTGTGAAAAATATTAAATACGACGATGTTAAAAGACGAGAGGCTTGGGATAAATTCTTCAATCATTTAAATTTGAATGAAAAAGATAACCTTGTAAGAAATGTCGCTGAGGAGGATGCCTTTGTTTTTACAGAGAAGTATTACTTAAGGTCTGTGGACCGGATTGATGAAAAATATCACAATAAAAGTGTTCTCAACACAAATTTTATCTTTCATAGTGAAGTTTATTCCAAATCATACAAAGTTATATACGATTTATACGGATTTGACTATGTAAATCCAGCAAATTCAAAGAGCGATTCCAGAGAAGCAGACGAGATTTATTCGGAATCAGGGAAAGTATTGCATAATCGTGAGACTGATTCCACAAGCCCAATTTTGAGAGAATTGTTTATAATTCCTTCAACAGAAAGTAACTTCTATTTTATTCGAAAAGATGTGGATGGGGACTATTCGTTTTTCCAGATTGGTTCAGATTCTTTTTCTGATCAAGAGATTGATAACCTTTGGCGTAAAATCAATGATTTGCGCTATGATCTGTGTCCATATAAATTCCCTGACCCATACTCGTTTCTGGTAGATTCCTAAATTATATTTTTGCTTGAATGCTAAAAAGCCCGCGCGAGGCGGGCTTGACAATTTGGGTGGGCCGGGGCTGAAGCGAGGGGAAGGCTTTCCCCTCTCATACAACCATTACTTCACAATGTGTCTATGATACTCCTGCAGCGAGCAGACTTCGAATCTACCGTAGTCATGCTTGTCCATGAGGCCTTCGACGGTGGAGGTGAGGGCGGCGATGGTGGTGGTGATAGGC
This window of the Fibrobacter sp. UWEL genome carries:
- a CDS encoding FISUMP domain-containing protein — its product is MVRKMKNCFANLTMMALASFFFAACGDDNASPTEIPSSTIFSSTSAEKMYCDGLGACYESPQKLCSNTYGEDCLASCDVAWNMFYNVCKQICFVQNGNVGLHSFCKDMCQNDQFLGWCQISKLSSSSRYNESSSSAYMDNNCYTQAVSKCNGSHIGATGVACNSSVCCRTSAEEYCDNPSKYPSSSSKIIVIRSSSSSLASSSSKAELKFQISYGSFEDARDHQIYKTVSYETNIWGTQTWMAQNLNYDWSTVNKAPLNSGNACANPEARCYHVSDNYCYDRDEENCLIFGQLYKSSILTKICPEGWRIPNKEDYKILFAIAKGNAEIDTIIPAEQLKSTHDWKSYMKGNTYIGDWGVPYFDTVYGTDRNGTDAIGFNILPAGNMDMYKKINPKGAYDEYKDVYEGIYGRTGFFFNDGCFSINPPNTSWTCFAGNSVRCIKD
- a CDS encoding FRG domain-containing protein → MARVSDFLEYENSKECCPLISEYIKRIWEKIPSKREMMDSACGYFNKIYPGSGDLYVASLNMMNKFDPEVLFRGQSNAEYEIIPRLGRNSNFIHEKEFIEIPQTEKPDFFKPGYRPLEKLALLQHYGIPTRLLDVTSNLLVALFFACQSDNGKNNDGEIIMFLDMHSYSSIYPLMEAHADSYSLTEGRCLSLDAFYERAFRKSYFGDEQYKSLYSNRENQIRGFLHPVVVNPPRRALRHQAQQGKFLLFPNEIKQNPDSPYIEASIAKIEKDSPFCRCLKICSEHKKELLSELSILGVDKVHLFPDNVDVFSSEIVRNLTNRQTCMRGY